The window GGCCTCGAGGAGGTTGTACTCGGTCGACAGGTCGGCGTTCTGCAGGCGCAGGCTCTTCTCCAAGCGGCGGCTGTTGGCGTAGGTCTCGATGCCGACCGCGATGGCGCCGGTCGAGCGCAGCGCGTCCCACACGGCGAGGCCGTCCTCGTAGGCCATGTGCAGCTCGTAGCCCTGCTCGCCCACGTAGGAGATGCGGAAGGCGCTCACCCGCCGCCCCGCGATCTCGACCGGCTTGATGGCCGCGAAGGGGAAGCGCTCCGGCGACAGCCCGTCCGGGTCGGCCACGACCTCCTGCAGCTTCGCCCGCGCGTTCGGCCCCCAGATGCCGATGGTCACGAACCGTTCCGTCACGTCCGTGATCGTGACGTCGAGGCCCCGGTCGGCCGCGACGCGCCGCAGGTAGATCTCGTCGCGCGGGCCGGCGTCGGCGCCGTCGACCACGCGGCAGCGGTCCGCCATGCGGAACACGGTCAGGTCCGCCCGCACCATGCCCTCGTCGTCGAGGAAGTGCGTGTAGATGCCCTTGCCGACGTTGGCGTCGCCGCCGATCTTCGCGGCGCAGACCCACTCCATCAGGGCGAGGTGGTCGGGCCCCTCGACGTCGATGATCGCGAAGTGGGACAGGTTGATGAGCCCGCAGTCCTCGCTCATGGCGAGCTGCTCGGCGTTGGACACGCGCCAGAAGTGGCGGTTGTCCCACTCGTCGGCGCGCACCGGCACGCGATTGCCGTAGCGCTCGATGAGGTGCGCGTTGGCGGCGTAGCCGTGGGCGCGCTCCCAGCCGCCGAGCTCCATGAAGTGGCCGCCGAGCGCCTTCTCGCGCTCGTGGAAGGGCGAGCGCCGCACGTCGCGCCCCTGGCTGAAGGGCTCGCGCGGGTGGATGCCGGGGTTGTACACCTTCTGGGCCGCCTCGCCGCAGCGGTCGGCGATGAAGCCGGCCTCGAGCTGGTGCGGGTAGAAGCGCGACACGTCGATGCGGGCGTGGTCGATCGAGGTGCGGCCGTCCGTCATCCAGTCGGCGAGGAGCTTGCCCATGCCGGGCCCGTCCTTCACCCACACGCCGACGCAGTACCACAGGCCGCGGTGCTTCCGGCTCTCGCCCACCATGGCGTTGCCGTCGGTCGTCACCTGGAGGAGGCCGTTGAAGGAGCGGCGCTCGTCGTAGCCGAGCTCGCCGAGGATGGGCGTCAGCTCGATGGCCCGCTCGAGCGGGGTGAGCACCTGCTCCATGTCGAGGTCGCGCTGGGACGGCGACAGGCGGGCCTCGGCCTTGCCGAGCAGCTCGCGCGGGTGGACGAGGCGCGGGGCGTGCTCCTCGTAGTAGCCCCACTCGATCATGCCGCCCTCGGCCGTCGTGGGGTCGCCCGTGTCGCGCATGTAGGCGGAGTTGCCCTGGTCGCGCAGCAGCGGCCAGCCGATGTCGAGGCCCGTGTTCTCGAACTCCTTGAAGGGCCCGAAGAACATCAGCGGGTGGTCGATCGGCATCACGGGCAGGTCCTCGCCCGCCATCTCGGCCACCATGCGGCCCCACAGGCCCGCGCAGACCACGACGTGGTCGGCCATGACCGTGCCGCGCTCGGTGACGACGCCCGCGACGCGGCCGCCCTCGAACACGAGCGAGGTCGCGGCCGTGTTGGCGAAGGCGCGGAGCTTGCCGGACTTCTCGGCCGCGTCGACGAGGAGGCCGGCGACCGTCTGCGAGCGCGGCACGACGAGCCCGGCGTCGGGATCCCACAGCCCGCCCTGGACCATGCTCTCCTCGATCAGCGGGAACTTGGCCTTGACCTCGTCCGGCTCCATCAGCCGCGCGCGCGTGCCGAAGGCCTTGCCGGACGACACCTTGCGCCGGATCTCCTTCATCCGCTCGTCGTCGCCGACGCGGGCCACCTCGATGCCGCCGACGCGGGCGTAGTGGCCCATGCGGTCGAAGAAGTCGATGGAGTAGAGCGTGGTCCAGCAGGACAGGAAGTCGTGGCTGGTCGAGTAGCAGAAGTCGGACGCGTGGGCGGTCGAGCCGATGTCGGTCGGGATGCCGGACTTGTCGATGCCGACGATGTCGTCCCAGCCCCGCTCGACGAGGTGGTGGACCACCGACGCGCCCACGATGCCGCCGAGGCCGACGATCACCACCCTGGCCTTCTGAGGAAATGCTGCCACCGCTAAACCCTCCCGCGTTCTGGATGATCCGGCGCGCCCGCGCCGCTCTCGCGCGGGGCGCGGACGCGCCGGGCTGTCACGTCCCTGATGGCGGCCTCGCGGCCGCCCGCCCCGTCAGCCCTCGGCGAGCGCCGCGTCGAGTTCGGGCAGGATGGTGAACAGGTCGCCCACGAGCCCGTAGTCCGCCACCTGGAAGATCGGCGCGTCCTCGTCCTTGTTGATGGCCACGATGACCTTGGAGTCCTTCATGCCCGCCAGGTGCTGGATCGCCCCCGAGATCCCCACCGCGATGTAGAGCTCCGGCGCCACAACCTTGCCGGTCTGCCCCACCTGCCAGTCGTTCGGCGCGAGCCCCGCGTCCACCGCCGCGCGCGAGGCGCCCATCGCCGCCCCGAGCTTGTCCGCGATCGGCTCGAGGTAGGTCTTGAAGTTCTCCGCCTTGCCCATCGCCCGCCCGCCCGACACGATCACCTTGGCCGACGTCAGCTCCGGGCGGTCCGACTTCGCCAGCTCCTCGCCCCCGAACCGCGACAGGTCCGACGCGATCGCGGACGCGTCGATGGCCTCGACCGGCGCCGCAGCGGTGCCGGACGGCGTCGCCGCGAAGGCCGCCGTGCGCACCGTCACGACCTTCACGGGGTCGGCGCTCCGCACCGTCTGGATCGCGTTGCCGGCGTAGATCGGCCGCTCGAACGTGTCGGACGACACAACGCGCGTGATCTCCGACACCTGCATGACGTCGAGCAGCGCCGCGAGCCGCGGCATGACGTTCTTGGCGGCCGCCGTGCCGGGCGCCACGATGGTCTTGTGGTGGTCGGCGAGCCTCACCAGCAGCGCCGCGGCCGGCTCGGCGAGGCCGTGGTCGAGCGCGCCGCCCTCGGCCACGTGCACCTTGCCCACCCCGTCGAGCTGCGCCGCCGCCCGCGCGGCCTCTGCGGCCCCGCGGCCGGTCACCAGCACGTGCACGGCGTCGCCGGCCGCCGCGTCGGCGATCTGCTTCGCCGCCGTCAGCGCCCGCGCCGTCACCTCGTTGAGCACGCCGTCCTTCTGTTCGGCCAGCACGAGAACCGTCATCGGATCACCCCCGTCTCACGCAGCTTGCCCACGAGCTCGGCCACCGAGCCCACCTTGGCGCCGCCCTGGCGCGGCGGCGGCTCCACGGTCTTCAGCACGGCGAGGCGCGGCGTCACGTCCACGCCGAAGTCGTCGGGCGTCCGGGCGTCGACCGGCTTCTTCTTGGCCTTCATGATGTTGGGCAGCGACGCGTGCGCGGCTCGTTGAGCCGCAGGTCGGTGGTCACCACCGCGGGCAGCCTCAGCGTCACGGTCTGGGCGCCGCCGTCCACCTCGCGGGTGACCTCGGCCTCGCCCGCGCCGAGCACGAGCCGGGACGCGAAGGTGCCCTGGCCCCAGCCGAGCAGCGCGGCCAGCATCTGGCCGGTCTGGTTGCAGTCGTCGTCGATGGCCTGCTTGCCCATGATCACGACGCCCGGCTCCTCGGCCCTGCACACGGCAGCGAGGACCTTGGCGACCGCGAGCGGCTCGGGCGGAGCGTCGGTCTTGACGTGGATGCCGCGGTCGGCCCCCATGGCGAGGCCGGTGCGCAGCGTCTCGACCGCCTGCGCGGGGCCGATCGACACCACCACGACCTCGCTGGCCCTGCCGGCCTCCTTCTGGCGCAGCGCTTCCTCGACCGCGATCTCGTCGAAGGGGTTCATCGCCATCTTGACGTTGGCCAGGTCCACGCCCGAGCCGTCCGGCTTCACCCGGATCTTCACGTTGTAGTCGACCACCCGCTTGACGGGCACCAGGATCTTCATGACGTCTCCGTCGCCGTTCCATCGTCCGACATGAGGACGGGGGGACCGCGTCCCTGCCCGCCTGGCCTCGGGCGCCCGGCCCGCACCGGGGCCGGGACGCCGATGGCCCGCACTATATCCGGCCCGCCGCGACCCGGCAGGAGCCATGCGCCAGGGCGCCCGGATTTTCACGACATCCGGCGTCGCGGCCGCCGCCTATCCCTGGCACAGGAGGGCCGCGGCGCCGCGCTCCCCGGCCGCCCCGAGGAACAGGTCGAGCGTGTTGGCCATCAGCATGGCCACCGTCATGGGGCCGACGCCGCCGGGCACGGGGGTGATCGCGCCCGCCACCTCGCGCACCTCGTCGAAGGCCACGTCGCCGACGATGCGGCTGCCCAGGACCGGATCCGTCACGCGCGAGATCCCGACGTCGACCACCACAGCGCCCGGCTTCACCCAGTCCCGCCGCACGAGGCCGGGCTGGCCGGCCGCGACGACGAGGACGTCGGCCCGCCGGGTGAGGGCCGGCAGGTCGCGGCTGGCCTTGTGGCCCACCGACACGGTGCAGCCCTGGTTCAGCAGCAGGGCCGCCATGGGGCGCCCGACGATGCTGGACGCGCCGACCACGGCGGCGTCGAGCCCTTCGAGCGAGGGCACCTCGCGCCGGATGAGGTCGAGGCATCCCCGGGGCGTGCAGGGCACGACGCCCGGCGCGTCGGTGAAGAGGCGCCCCTGGTTCTCGGGATGGAAGCCGTCCGCGTCCTTGTCGGGCGACACCGCCGACAGGACGCGGCGGCGGTCCACGTGGGGCGGGAGCGGCAGTTGGACCAGGATGCCGCTGACGCGCCGGTCGCGGTTCAGCCGCTCGATCAGGCGGAGCAGCCCGGCCTCGTCGATGTCGTCGAACCGGTGCTCGAAGGTGTCGATGCCGGCCTCGCGGGCCTTGCGCAGCTTGGCCTCCACGTAGATGTGGCTGGCCGGGTTGCCCCCGACGAGGACCACGGCGAGGCCGGGGACCGACCCCGTCCGCCGCCGGCCGTCCTCCACCCCGGCCCGCACCTCCGCGACGATGCGGTCCGCGAGCCCGCGGCCGTCGATGAGGCGCGCCCCCGGCGCCGCGTCGCCCGAGGGCCGGCTCACAGCACCACCGTCTTGCGGCCGTTGAGCATCACCCGGCGCTCGACGTGGAGCTTCACGGCGCGCGCCAGCACGCGCGCCTCGATGTCCCGGCCCACGGCGACGAGGTCGTCCGCCGACAGCGCGTGCGTGACCCGCTCCGCTTCCTGCTCGATGATCGGGCCCTCGTCGAGGTCAGGCGTGACGTAGTGGCCCGTCGCGCCGATCAGCTTCACGCCCCTGTCGAAGGCTTGGTGGTAGGGCTTGGCCCCCTTGAAGCTCGGCAGGAACGAGTGGTGGATGTTGATGACCCGGCCGTAGAGCTCCTGCGACAGCTCGTTCGACAGGACCTGCATGTAGCGCGCGAGGACGATCAGCTCGGCGTCCGTGTCGCGGTAGATGTCGAGCAGCCGGGCCTCCTGCTCGGCCTTGTTGGACTTGTCGACCGGCAGGAGGTGGAACGGGATGCCGGCGTGGTCCGCGGAGCCGCGGGCGGTCTCGTGGTTCGACACGATCGCCACGACCCGCACGTTCAGCCAGCCGACCCGGATCTGGTAGAGCAGGTGTTCGAGGCAGTGGTCGAACTTCGACACCATGATGATGATGCGGGGCACGTCCGAGCGCCGCGTGATCGTCGTCGCCATGTCGAACTCGGCCGACATCGGCGTGAACACGGCGTCGAGCGCCTGCCGCCCGAGCCCTTCCGACGCCGTGAAGGCGATGCGCATGAAGAAGCTCTGGTTCGTGCGGTCCCAGAACTGGGCGCTTTCGGCGATGTTGGCGCCGAGCAGGGCCAGGGCGTTGGTGACGGAGGAGACG is drawn from Lichenibacterium dinghuense and contains these coding sequences:
- a CDS encoding GcvT family protein encodes the protein MAAFPQKARVVIVGLGGIVGASVVHHLVERGWDDIVGIDKSGIPTDIGSTAHASDFCYSTSHDFLSCWTTLYSIDFFDRMGHYARVGGIEVARVGDDERMKEIRRKVSSGKAFGTRARLMEPDEVKAKFPLIEESMVQGGLWDPDAGLVVPRSQTVAGLLVDAAEKSGKLRAFANTAATSLVFEGGRVAGVVTERGTVMADHVVVCAGLWGRMVAEMAGEDLPVMPIDHPLMFFGPFKEFENTGLDIGWPLLRDQGNSAYMRDTGDPTTAEGGMIEWGYYEEHAPRLVHPRELLGKAEARLSPSQRDLDMEQVLTPLERAIELTPILGELGYDERRSFNGLLQVTTDGNAMVGESRKHRGLWYCVGVWVKDGPGMGKLLADWMTDGRTSIDHARIDVSRFYPHQLEAGFIADRCGEAAQKVYNPGIHPREPFSQGRDVRRSPFHEREKALGGHFMELGGWERAHGYAANAHLIERYGNRVPVRADEWDNRHFWRVSNAEQLAMSEDCGLINLSHFAIIDVEGPDHLALMEWVCAAKIGGDANVGKGIYTHFLDDEGMVRADLTVFRMADRCRVVDGADAGPRDEIYLRRVAADRGLDVTITDVTERFVTIGIWGPNARAKLQEVVADPDGLSPERFPFAAIKPVEIAGRRVSAFRISYVGEQGYELHMAYEDGLAVWDALRSTGAIAVGIETYANSRRLEKSLRLQNADLSTEYNLLEAGLARPKVKEADFRGKARHLEHRARDHQPATLCTLVMTDNRDARGVARYPVGTLPVQDPETGETLVDAIGRRSYTTSIAYGPSLGSNIALAYLPHGRAEVGRKLQVEYFGETYPVEVAAVGYGALYDPENAKPRS
- a CDS encoding electron transfer flavoprotein subunit alpha/FixB family protein yields the protein MTVLVLAEQKDGVLNEVTARALTAAKQIADAAAGDAVHVLVTGRGAAEAARAAAQLDGVGKVHVAEGGALDHGLAEPAAALLVRLADHHKTIVAPGTAAAKNVMPRLAALLDVMQVSEITRVVSSDTFERPIYAGNAIQTVRSADPVKVVTVRTAAFAATPSGTAAAPVEAIDASAIASDLSRFGGEELAKSDRPELTSAKVIVSGGRAMGKAENFKTYLEPIADKLGAAMGASRAAVDAGLAPNDWQVGQTGKVVAPELYIAVGISGAIQHLAGMKDSKVIVAINKDEDAPIFQVADYGLVGDLFTILPELDAALAEG
- a CDS encoding bifunctional 5,10-methylenetetrahydrofolate dehydrogenase/5,10-methenyltetrahydrofolate cyclohydrolase; protein product: MSRPSGDAAPGARLIDGRGLADRIVAEVRAGVEDGRRRTGSVPGLAVVLVGGNPASHIYVEAKLRKAREAGIDTFEHRFDDIDEAGLLRLIERLNRDRRVSGILVQLPLPPHVDRRRVLSAVSPDKDADGFHPENQGRLFTDAPGVVPCTPRGCLDLIRREVPSLEGLDAAVVGASSIVGRPMAALLLNQGCTVSVGHKASRDLPALTRRADVLVVAAGQPGLVRRDWVKPGAVVVDVGISRVTDPVLGSRIVGDVAFDEVREVAGAITPVPGGVGPMTVAMLMANTLDLFLGAAGERGAAALLCQG
- the purU gene encoding formyltetrahydrofolate deformylase, translated to MPESEWVLNLSCKDRPRIVSSVTNALALLGANIAESAQFWDRTNQSFFMRIAFTASEGLGRQALDAVFTPMSAEFDMATTITRRSDVPRIIIMVSKFDHCLEHLLYQIRVGWLNVRVVAIVSNHETARGSADHAGIPFHLLPVDKSNKAEQEARLLDIYRDTDAELIVLARYMQVLSNELSQELYGRVINIHHSFLPSFKGAKPYHQAFDRGVKLIGATGHYVTPDLDEGPIIEQEAERVTHALSADDLVAVGRDIEARVLARAVKLHVERRVMLNGRKTVVL